The proteins below are encoded in one region of Saccopteryx leptura isolate mSacLep1 chromosome 1, mSacLep1_pri_phased_curated, whole genome shotgun sequence:
- the OVCH2 gene encoding ovochymase-2 — MLMSKNKLVLLLGMICLKLSKSATLSLSKAPPCGQSLVKAQPWNYLNIFSRIVGGNQVVKGSYPWQVSLKRREKHICGGTIISPQWVITAAHCVANRNTASTLNVIAGKHDLSQTEPGEQNLTIESIIIHPNFSIKKPMNYDIALLKMAGTFHFGQFMGPVCLPEPGEQFKAGLICTTAGWGRLTEDGILPQVLQEVNVPILSQEECVAALLTLKKPISGQTFLCTGFPDGGRDACQGDSGGSLMCRNEKGGWTLAGVTSWGLGCGRGWRNNVQKDDQGSPGIFTDLSKVLPWIHKHIQTGNKASR, encoded by the exons ATGCTTATGAGTAAGAATAAGCTGGTTTTACTCCTCGGAATGATATGTTTGAAACTAAGTAAGTCggcaactctctctctttccaaag ctCCCCCTTGTGGACAGAGCCTAGTGAAGGCACAGCCTTGGAATTACTTGAACATTTTTAGTCGTATTGTTGGGGGAAACCAAGTGGTAAAGGGCTCTTACCCATGGCAG GTGTCTCTGAAACGAAGGGAGAAGCACATCTGTGGAGGAACCATCATCTCGCCACAGTGGGTTATCACGGCGGCTCACTGCGTTGCAAACAG AAATACTGCATCAACTTTGAATGTGATTGCTGGAAAACATGACCTGAGCCAGACGGAACCAGGAGAGCAAAACCTCACCATTGAAAGCATCATCATACACCCAAATTTCTCCATCAAGAAACCAATGAACTATGACATTGCTCTTTTGAAGATGGCTGGCACCTTCCATTTTG gtCAGTTCATGGGACCCGTGTGTCTGCCGGAGCCAGGAGAACAATTTAAGGCTGGACTGATTTGCACAACTGCGGGCTGGGGCCGCCTGACAGAAG ATGGCATCCTCCCACAAGTGTTGCAGGAAGTGAACGTGCCCATTTTGAGCCAGGAGGAGTGTGTGGCAGCTCTGTTAACCTTAAAGAAACCCATCAGTGGGCAGACGTTTCTCTGCACAGGCTTCCCAGATGGAGGGAGAGATGCATGTCAG GGAGATTCAGGAGGTTCCCTCATGTGCCGGAATGAGAAAGGGGGTTGGACTCTCGCCGGTGTGACTTCCTGGGGTTTGGGCTGTGGTCGAGGCTGGAGAAACAACGTGCAGAAAGATGATCAAGGATCCCCTGGGATCTTCACGGATCTTAGTAAAGTGCTTCCCTGGATCCACAAACACATCCAAACTGGTAATAAAGCTAgcagatga